From a region of the Triticum aestivum cultivar Chinese Spring chromosome 7D, IWGSC CS RefSeq v2.1, whole genome shotgun sequence genome:
- the LOC123165833 gene encoding uncharacterized protein isoform X2, with translation MTAPPETAATRKNGGDEEARPLAQTRAPERRQRRIRLPRGASPPVRAAPRRRRHGGPCSGSLRGVVGVAAAAGSLGTAWRGTGAASGRGFWRRQAVDLSRRPHLVSSMFRSGLYKRGRKEAPEVLITQLKWFQALLGASICKNSRIMEYQLELDLNSFMSPSIKSDKKLIW, from the exons ATGACCGCACCACCCGAGACCGCGGCCACCCGAAAAAACGGCGGCGATGAGGAGGCCCGGCCCTTGGCGCAGACCCGCGCCCCCGAGCGGCGGCAGCGTCGGATCCGGCTGCCTCGCGGGGCCAGCCCTCCCGTCCGCGCCGCGCCGCGTCGCCGCCGGCATGGAGGCCCCTGCTCGGGCAGCCTCCGCGGCGTCGTCGGCGTCGCTGCGGCGGCGGGGTCTTTGGGTACCGCGTGGCGGGGGACCGGCGCGGCTTCCGGTCGAGGGTTCTGGCGACGCCAAGCCGTAGATCTGAGCCGCCGTCCGCACCTCGTTTCCTCCATGTTTCGATCTG GATTATATAAACGAGGGAGAAAAGAGGCTCCAGAAGTTCTTATAACCCAGCTCAAGTGGTTTCAAGCATTGCTTGGTGCATCTATATGTAAGAATTCACGGATCATGGAGTATCAGTTAGAGCTGGATTTAAATTCCTTCATGAGCCCCAGCATAAAGAGTGATAAAAA attgatctggtga
- the LOC123165833 gene encoding uncharacterized protein isoform X3, whose product MTAPPETAATRKNGGDEEARPLAQTRAPERRQRRIRLPRGASPPVRAAPRRRRHGGPCSGSLRGVVGVAAAAGSLGTAWRGTGAASGRGFWRRQAVDLSRRPHLVSSMFRSGLYKRGRKEAPEVLITQLKWFQALLGASICKNSRIMEYQLELDLNSFMSPSIKSDKKIL is encoded by the exons ATGACCGCACCACCCGAGACCGCGGCCACCCGAAAAAACGGCGGCGATGAGGAGGCCCGGCCCTTGGCGCAGACCCGCGCCCCCGAGCGGCGGCAGCGTCGGATCCGGCTGCCTCGCGGGGCCAGCCCTCCCGTCCGCGCCGCGCCGCGTCGCCGCCGGCATGGAGGCCCCTGCTCGGGCAGCCTCCGCGGCGTCGTCGGCGTCGCTGCGGCGGCGGGGTCTTTGGGTACCGCGTGGCGGGGGACCGGCGCGGCTTCCGGTCGAGGGTTCTGGCGACGCCAAGCCGTAGATCTGAGCCGCCGTCCGCACCTCGTTTCCTCCATGTTTCGATCTG GATTATATAAACGAGGGAGAAAAGAGGCTCCAGAAGTTCTTATAACCCAGCTCAAGTGGTTTCAAGCATTGCTTGGTGCATCTATATGTAAGAATTCACGGATCATGGAGTATCAGTTAGAGCTGGATTTAAATTCCTTCATGAGCCCCAGCATAAAGAGTGATAAAAA gatTCTATAA
- the LOC123165833 gene encoding uncharacterized protein isoform X4, whose amino-acid sequence MTAPPETAATRKNGGDEEARPLAQTRAPERRQRRIRLPRGASPPVRAAPRRRRHGGPCSGSLRGVVGVAAAAGSLGTAWRGTGAASGRGFWRRQAVDLSRRPHLVSSMFRSGLYKRGRKEAPEVLITQLKWFQALLGASICKNSRIMEYQLELDLNSFMSPSIKSDKK is encoded by the exons ATGACCGCACCACCCGAGACCGCGGCCACCCGAAAAAACGGCGGCGATGAGGAGGCCCGGCCCTTGGCGCAGACCCGCGCCCCCGAGCGGCGGCAGCGTCGGATCCGGCTGCCTCGCGGGGCCAGCCCTCCCGTCCGCGCCGCGCCGCGTCGCCGCCGGCATGGAGGCCCCTGCTCGGGCAGCCTCCGCGGCGTCGTCGGCGTCGCTGCGGCGGCGGGGTCTTTGGGTACCGCGTGGCGGGGGACCGGCGCGGCTTCCGGTCGAGGGTTCTGGCGACGCCAAGCCGTAGATCTGAGCCGCCGTCCGCACCTCGTTTCCTCCATGTTTCGATCTG GATTATATAAACGAGGGAGAAAAGAGGCTCCAGAAGTTCTTATAACCCAGCTCAAGTGGTTTCAAGCATTGCTTGGTGCATCTATATGTAAGAATTCACGGATCATGGAGTATCAGTTAGAGCTGGATTTAAATTCCTTCATGAGCCCCAGCATAAAGAGTGATAAAAA